ATATTTGAATCACTCTCCCTTGAGAAATTCTCACCCGGAAAATACAAATTAAGTGTTTCTCTTCTTAAAGGCAAGAATCAGATTGATTCAAAGGAAAAAGAGTTTTCAATTCAAAAAGAACCTGTTCCAAGACAGTGGATTCTTTCAAAGATATGGAAATAAATCTTCAGTCTTTAAATCTTTGATTAATTTAAAAGCCTCCTCCTGATTTTTCCCACCCAGGCTGATGTGCTTTTCAAGGAAGAATATAGCTTTATCATTTTCATCTCTATCATAGTAAATCTTACCTAAATCAAAGTAAGCTTCAGGGTTGTTAGGCTCAAGTTCAATTGCTTCCTCAAGCTCTTCTATAGCCTTAGATATTTTGTCTTTTTTTATGTAGAGGGAGGAAAGGGAAATATGGGCTCTGTAGGATATAGATTCTTTGTGGACAATCAAAGATACACTCAGTCCTTCCTCTATGAATTTTTCTTTCATTTCTTTTTTTGAGATTTTGGGTAAATCATACTCTATCGCTTTTCTCCATTCCTCCTCTGATTTATCAAACTCATTTAGAGCAAAGTATGCACATCCTAAGTTATAATGGGCCAGGGGATCTTTCTCAGAGATCTCAACTGTTTTTCTATACTCCTCTTCTGATTTAGAGAAATTTCCCTCTCTAAAGTATATGTTTCCTAAAAGGTCATGGGCCTCAAAGAAATCCTTTTTAGTTTCAATTGCAATTAAAGCATAATTTTTAGCTTTGAGGAGTTGATTCTTCATAAAATGCAACTGACCTAGGTTGTAGTTTATGTAAAAACATCCTCTATCAATTTGAGTTGAATAGGTTAAAATCTTTATAGCCTCATCTATTTTTCCCTCTCTTACTTTAAGTATTGCTCTTTCATTTAGTAAAGGGAGGAGCATAGAAGGTTTGATGTTGTAGTGTTTTAAGTTATCTAAATCTATTCCATGCTGTAGAAGTCTTTCAAAGTCTATCTCATAAATTGTTCCAAATTTTATTTTTGACTCTAAACCAATGAAAAAAAGAGGAATTTTTTTAGGGGAGTAATCTTTTGGAGAAATCTTTATTCCTAATTTCTCAAACTCCTCTTTTGCTCTATCTACTTTTCCAAGGTGAAAGTATGCTCTTCCCATGTTTCTCTTTGAATCTAAATCATCTGGAGAAATCTTTAGAGCTTCTTCCCATGTATTTATAGATTTTTCATAATCACCTTTGTTATAAAGTATACATCCTTCATTTTTCTTTGCTTCTAAAAAATTAGGGTTTATCTTCAAAGCATCATGGAGAGAATCCAATGCTTCTTTTTCTTTTTCTGAGTAATAAAGAAGATAGCCTTCTATAAAATAATCTATTTCGTCCTTTTCTTTTTTAATTGAAGAAATTCTTTTAAAGTTTTCATAAGCTTTTTTATAATCCTTGATATATACATATATATCAAGAAGAAGATACCTTGTATCCAATTCATTGTATCCAGCTTTTAATGCTGATAAGAGTTTTTTCTCTGCTGTTTTGTAATCTCCTTTCTTCCTTAGTGTTAATCCTCTTCCCATGTAGAGAAGAGAAATATTTTTATCAGATAAATGAAATCTTCTCTTTCTTAATTGAGGAAAACTTTCTACCCAGGATCTTCCTTCTTTATCAACATATATAGGACCTCTTAATCTTTTCTCAAGCTCAATTTCATCTTCAATCTTAAGAAACTCTTTAAAAGCTGATTCGAAATCTTTTTTCAGATAAAATGAAATTCCTAAAAAAAGGTCAATATCATAATTCATTGGAAAAGAATCTTTTAATTTTTTTAAAATATCTATTGCTTCATCGACCATTCCAAGGTTTAGATATCCATTCACAAGGTCTAAAAGGAAATCGACATTACCTGATTCATATTTAATTCTTTGGGCACTTACAAAATCACTTATTATAATAATTAAAAAGATGATAAAAAATAATCTTTTAATCACTTTCAAATTTTCCCTTTTTATTTTAATTATAAAAATTTTTTATATAAATTAAAAATTTTTTATTATTGATTCTCTTCAAGAAAA
This genomic window from Acidobacteriota bacterium contains:
- a CDS encoding tetratricopeptide repeat protein, yielding MIKRLFFIIFLIIIISDFVSAQRIKYESGNVDFLLDLVNGYLNLGMVDEAIDILKKLKDSFPMNYDIDLFLGISFYLKKDFESAFKEFLKIEDEIELEKRLRGPIYVDKEGRSWVESFPQLRKRRFHLSDKNISLLYMGRGLTLRKKGDYKTAEKKLLSALKAGYNELDTRYLLLDIYVYIKDYKKAYENFKRISSIKKEKDEIDYFIEGYLLYYSEKEKEALDSLHDALKINPNFLEAKKNEGCILYNKGDYEKSINTWEEALKISPDDLDSKRNMGRAYFHLGKVDRAKEEFEKLGIKISPKDYSPKKIPLFFIGLESKIKFGTIYEIDFERLLQHGIDLDNLKHYNIKPSMLLPLLNERAILKVREGKIDEAIKILTYSTQIDRGCFYINYNLGQLHFMKNQLLKAKNYALIAIETKKDFFEAHDLLGNIYFREGNFSKSEEEYRKTVEISEKDPLAHYNLGCAYFALNEFDKSEEEWRKAIEYDLPKISKKEMKEKFIEEGLSVSLIVHKESISYRAHISLSSLYIKKDKISKAIEELEEAIELEPNNPEAYFDLGKIYYDRDENDKAIFFLEKHISLGGKNQEEAFKLIKDLKTEDLFPYL